In one window of Porites lutea chromosome 8, jaPorLute2.1, whole genome shotgun sequence DNA:
- the LOC140945443 gene encoding uncharacterized protein, whose translation MPTDSDSQASGPQASAPAFRRPQVSPPQPLEIEGDRADNWKIWKQRWENYCIITGLNNQPEDYKCAILLHSIGIEAMRIFNGMKFSEGEDRNKMADILVKYDQHFLGQTQEFFERFQFNRRDQASGESIDEYLSVLRNMAKTCGFCDCMRDLLIMDRLLLGISDDKTREELLSTHDLTLNKAIDICRGMEAASLHRP comes from the coding sequence ATGCCTACTGATTCTGACAGTCAAGCTTCTGGACCGCAAGCCTCAGCTCCTGCTTTTCGTCGGCCACAAGTTTCTCCTCCGCAACCTCTAGAGATCGAAGGCGATCGGGCCGACAACTGGAAAATCTGGAAACAACGATGGGAAAATTACTGTATCATCACGGGCTTAAACAACCAGCCAGAAGACTACAAGTGCGCCATTTTACTGCATAGCATTGGAATAGAAGCCATGCGAATTTTCAACGGCATGAAATTCTCCGAAGGCGAGGACCGTAACAAGATGGCAGATATTCTAGTCAAGTACGATCAGCATTTTCTCGGTCAAACTCAGGAATTCTTTGAACGTTTTCAGTTCAACCGTAGAGATCAAGCTTCTGGTGAGTCAATTGATGAGTATCTTTCAGTTCTGCGAAACATGGCTAAAACTTGTGGTTTCTGTGACTGCATGCGAGATTTGTTGATTATGGACCGCCTGCTCTTAGGCATCTCGGATGACAAAACACGCGAAGAGCTACTCTCTACTCATGATTTGACTCTGAATAAAGCTATTGACATCTGTCGAGGAATGGAAGCTGCTTCTCTTCACAGGCCCTGA